Genomic segment of Oryzias melastigma strain HK-1 linkage group LG21, ASM292280v2, whole genome shotgun sequence:
TGTCAAACGAGCACAAGTGATCGTCTGTCCCAGATCACATGGCAGAAAACGATCAAAGGAAAAGCACCGGATGATGTTTTCTTGATAATTCAGCCCATAATTGGACTGAAGTATAGTAATGGAAAAGATTTCAGATTTGAATTTATTGGgaatttcaatgaaaaaaatggaaccTTGAAATTGTCTAATGTTACACTGAAGGATGAAGGAAGCTACACATGCATCTTCAGCTTATTCCCCAGTGTACCGCAGAGCAAAGTTTCAAAACTTGTAATACTTGGTAAgatctgattatttttcatgttgttgctgtttttattgagacatcttgaattttgatttttactggTTTTCCTTCAGTGCCCCCAAATACAAATCTGATGTCTTATACACCCATTGAGGGAAATGAGGAGGTTCCTCTTGCAACCTGCACAGCTGCTGCCTCCAAACCTAAGGCAGAGGTGAAATGGATCAAAGGTTCTCTTGAAGGAAAAGTTCGAGAAGAACTCCAAGAAACTCAGCATGCTAATGGGACGACCACCACATGGAGTACGCTGGTTGGAAAACCTGGGAGAGAGATGAATGGTCAATTGGTGAAGTGTGTCATCTCAAGTGAGACAATGAAAGAAGAAATCCTGGAAACCAACATCCAGATCCACTGTAAGTATCTTCAAACTGTCTCTAAAGCCAATGTCTCCttatgatttagttttttttatttaaacgcAAATCATACAAGCCTAtttcaggtgagctttcacactCATCAAACCaaattgattttcaaaaaaagaagcaggTGGAAATAAAAACTGCCATTGTGATTGGGCTTTTGACTATCgagtttctgattttttttttttttttttttcagNATTTGTAATTTGTGCTTTTGACTTTCAGGGACAAGAGAGTTACTTCTCATTCCAAAAAatggttttctgtttgtttgtttttttcattttggtcaGCATAAAACGGGAAGATCCGGGTCTTATTTAGTTGCATGACTTCAACACAGAAgatatatttttgaaacaaaacagtGTAAGAAAATCCTTGCTTCAGAAAATAATCACTAAATGGCACAACAGATAATAAGGTacaccatcaatgaatggtctatttttttaaacttatgttACACATAAGGCGTACTGAACTATAAGGTGCATTAAGGGTCACAGCAATtctaaaacttgtttgtaacacggtACACATTTGCCACATTGAATTATTCACAATACCAGTAACTCCTAAACCAGTTTGCAACATGGAAAAACCAGACTGGTGTTGCTAAAGCAATTATTACTGTGACTGCACAAACTCCAATCCTTGtcagtaacacaaaaaaaataaacaacacagtTCGACACGCTGCATGTTAGCCATAACATGCAGCACCAAATAAcaccaaacctttttttttaaactcacaaaaaagccaagctgacattttgacagagtgctgtgtgattgcttcaacatcagtagGCACACCGAAAATAAATGGTTGTATATGGTGCTCTGACTGTAAGGCACacatcattttttgaaaaaattaaggcttttgAGTACGCCTTATTGTACGGAAGCCAAAAACAggctgccctactttttttttaaatatttttttcattatcacgagataatcaataacaAAGTGTCCACCTCTTCCTTTGCCGCACTAATATGCTGAGactttctgaacagaaaaaacagcagaagaccactccacaaaagttgccCCTCAAACACCTTCATTCTGTCTCATCCACCAGccctcctccctttatttcGCTAAAAACTTCTAACAAATAAGTTGATAGACAGAACTCAGAGCTGCGAGAATCTGACCAtagtgcgttcactgagctccgggTATTAGaggacccaaacagccactctgCCAACTCGGTCCGATATtatgcttttgtcattgtttttatacaatttgcaacaaaacaaagcagtttttcagaaaaaatattgacaCTATTTAAGCAGTCGATTTTACAAGGATCAGTGCTGGTGTTCGACATTTACTCTGATTAACtggtttgttttgctgctgatgtccaAGCTCAGGGGAACGCACCATCCAGAAACGCCTGGGGTTCTCTCAATCAACCTATTTGTTCTGggttttttaggaaataaagggagggggctgGTGCTTGAGATATAATTAATACGTTTAAAGACTATAGAGTcactaataaataacaaaatagagtaaaaacaactttgtacagtgtttttctgctgtttttgttgttaaccacaaactaaagagacttaaaacagggAAAGTCTCTGTGTCTCCGTGCGTAAAAGAGAGAGAGGGATGCTTCATTCTTCGTTCTTGATTACCTTGCTATAACCAGATACAAATTTTGCTTTCTTgagaaaacgtaaaaaaaaaaaaaaaaaaaaaagtagggctggCTGTTTTCGGCTTCCGCATTGAGAAAATATGGTAACCTAAATTTGTCACTAAAGTGCTTTTTGGTATGCTTGACAGCCCTATTACCGGTAATTAAAACGTTGCAGTATTTGAAATATAGTCAATTTTCTCAGAATGTGACAGATCAATTTTCTGTCTCTTAACATCATTTACTTTGGTGTTGGTAACGGACTTTTTAACCAAGAGGCCTAAAAACCAGCAATGTCAGAGGTAAATGCTTAGGAGGTTTGAAAATCATGAAAGAATGTTGTACTCAAGCATAAAGAGGTTTTCTGTGTCAGCTAAAGACCATAAAAGAAAGTCTTTATTGTGAGGAGGAGCCAATAGAAATACAATCTTCCTTTGTATTGGCAAAATGTGCTTTCGTAGTGTAATGGACAAACTTAGAGCTTCATCCttcttttcccacttttttcaaactaatcaatgttttgttttgtgataattctgtttttagacagaataatgttatttttgcgCAAAAATGCCTTTTATTTCTCAGGTTGAAATGTtatcaaacctttattttgtcgTTCATATCGTCTTAAGCCTTTTGTGCTTTTTGCAGACTCGCCTGAAAAGATCAACATCACTGAACTATCTGATGTCTTATTTGAGTGTAAAGCCGAGGCAAACCCAAATGCCACAATTATCTGGAGCAGGTAGggtcatttaaatgtaatgttttcaaAAACTCATATCAGCTGCACTCAGCAGCAGTGTTGTTTGCAAATGTGGGCATCTGTAATGGACACATGTGGGTTAAGACAAACCTTTGTTCAGTAAGAAGGAATGCCTGATTAGTCACATTCTTAGACTTGTCTCTCTTTGTAGAAAAACTTGT
This window contains:
- the LOC112155326 gene encoding nectin-1 — translated: MASRGPNERIAGFLSMIFKFFLLIASLQHTKDVEAVQFGDGDVVAMLGSFAILPCQTSTSDRLSQITWQKTIKGKAPDDVFLIIQPIIGLKYSNGKDFRFEFIGNFNEKNGTLKLSNVTLKDEGSYTCIFSLFPSVPQSKVSKLVILVPPNTNLMSYTPIEGNEEVPLATCTAAASKPKAEVKWIKGSLEGKVREELQETQHANGTTTTWSTLVGKPGREMNGQLVKCVISSETMKEEILETNIQIHYSPEKINITELSDVLFECKAEANPNATIIWSRSGEPLPPSVKVVGATLQFPSQSNDLSGLYKCEAKNPYGSKHTYLFVHFSTGNVTLPWVITGLLTLLTIVSWWMHCYRTGKVQRFCSDLQCKKKLVLTRSSSSSSENSITEKQIPGESVEICFSDQ